Proteins from a single region of Coregonus clupeaformis isolate EN_2021a chromosome 35, ASM2061545v1, whole genome shotgun sequence:
- the LOC121537760 gene encoding uncharacterized protein LOC121537760 → MITQAHKKMVAVGGIVGMIIVVSLLLWEKNHSVQKRRVGYYNTKPSQIQKKILKNPCNTTDGDQDKTEELYFCYQNNSTQAVFTFDNTLKIGGYGLDSWEDYDWYLDCSGMKQSGHWWGNVFTTTGKWSEGSFGFSSNSKKWKKQVSLTKTNRKIMLNINTTQIPFGQPDSFSEHQNLPCHGLALCIWRPHAQDPCTTLLLCPNVTMTNTTLSLTPPDITPGPKSSSPVKPKIYIKPETDDWFKITTGVSRIDNNWLLMVEQAAKASGADCVVCMGARPLLQVVPSALGLDCLVDVMNKTIPSENCSSWDKIYPLTTAEKQKPLFSKKVAVGNFTCINRTGAGVRLGKLNDTQCYSVETVNMAFKPKARSDIWWWCGDDRLFDRLPYNTTGFCASVSLILPVSITPLTVTDLLTTVNVVYPHTWKSRPKRSVMSDDPTYIDSIGIPRGVPTEYKLINQVAAGFESSLCWWCTINKNVDRINYIHYNVQKLGNKTEEGFSAIHEQLSATSLMAFQNRIAVDMLLAEKGGVCSIFGDQCCTFIPNNTAADGSLTKALEGLRSLNSKMKDHSGVDTSMWDGFGDMFGKYKQLVFSILTSIAVFTAILTLCGCCCIPCIRALCTRVITTAIQPVKTEMSEMYALLTPDGDLQTNSDDDDDDDDDDEKLEASDETSLHFPDLFPDPGDYATNL, encoded by the coding sequence ATGATCACTCAAGCGCATAAAAAGATGGTGGCAGTGGGTGGAATAGTTGGAATGATTATAGTGGTGTCATTACTGTTGTGGGAGAAGAATCATAGTGTGCAGAAGAGAAGGGTGGGCTATTATAACACCAAACCGTCGCAAATCCAGAAAAAGATTTTGAAAAACCCTTGTAATACTACAGATGGAGATCAGGATAAGACAGAAGAACTGTATTTTTGCTATCAGAATAACAGCACCCAAGCGGTGTTCACTTTCGATAATACCTTGAAAATAGGAGGTTACGGTCTAGATAGTTGGGAAGATTATGACTGGTATTTGGACTGTAGTGGCATGAAACAATCAGGGCATTGGTGGGGAAACGTGTTCACCACTACAGGAAAATGGTCAGAGGGGTCGTTTGGGTTTTCTTCTAATTCTAAAAAATGGAAAAAACAGGTCTCTTtgacaaaaacaaacagaaagaTAATGCTGAACATTAATACAACCCAAATACCTTTCGGACAGCCCGACAGTTTCAGTGAGCATCAGAACCTGCCGTGTCACGGACTAGCTTTATGTATTTGGAGGCCACACGCTCAAGATCCCTGTACCACGTTACTGCTGTGCCCAAATGTCACTATGACAAATACGACACTATCTCTAACACCGCCAGACATCACGCCAGGCCCAAAATCTAGCTCCCCCGTTAAACCTAAGATCTACATAAAACCTGAAACTGATGATTGGTTCAAAATAACCACAGGGGTATCACGCATTGACAACAACTGGCTCCTAATGGTAGAGCAAGCAGCTAAAGCATCAGGAGCAGACTGTGTAGTGTGCATGGGAGCCAGACCACTGCTGCAAGTGGTGCCCTCAGCGCTGGGTTTAGACTGTCTAGTAGATGTAATGAATAAAACTATTCCGTCAGAAAACTGCTCCAGTTGGGATAAAATTTATCCTTTGACTACTGCTGAAAAACAAAAGCCTCTATTTTCAAAGAAGGTAGCTGTAGGAAACTTTACATGCATAAATAGAACCGGTGCTGGGGTCAGACTAGGTAAATTAAACGACACCCAATGTTACTCAGTAGAAACAGTGAACATGGCGTTTAAACCTAAGGCTCGCAGTGACatctggtggtggtgtggagatGATAGATTATTTGACAGGTTACCATACAATACCACAGGATTTTGCGCCTCAGTGTCATTGATATTGCCAGTATCCATTACACCTCTCACCGTCACTGATTTGTTGACCACAGTAAACGTTGTTTACCCACACACCTGGAAGAGCAGGCCAAAGAGATCAGTAATGTCAGATGATCCCACCTACATAGACAGCATTGGAATTCCAAGAGGAGTTCCTACTGAGTATAAATTAATAAACCAAGTAGCAGCAGGTTTTGAATCCTCATTATGTTGGTGGTGTACAATAAACAAGAATGTAGACAGAATCAACTACATCCACTATAACGTGCAGAAATTAGGGAATAAAACTGAAGAAGGGTTCTCCGCCATCCACGAACAATTGTCAGCTACCTCCCTTATGGCTTTCCAAAACCGTATTGCTGTCGATATGCTTCTAGCAGAAAAAGGAGGAGTCTGCTCTATTTTTGGTGACCAATGTTGTACATTTATTCCCAATAATACTGCAGCTGATGGAAGTCTAACTAAGGCCTTGGAGGGGCTTAGATCTCTCAACAGCAAGATGAAAGACCACTCTGGGGTTGACACGTCAATGTGGGATGGATTTGGAGACATGTTTGGCAAATATAAACAATTAGTGTTCTCTATTTTGACCTCAATTGCTGTGTTTACAGCTATCCTCACCTTATGTGGATGTTGTTGTATTCCCTGCATTAGAGCATTATGCACTAGAGTGATAACCACCGCTATACAACCTGTCAAAACTGAGATGtcagaaatgtatgcactcctcACCCCGGACGGGGACCTTCAGACtaacagtgatgatgatgatgatgatgatgatgatgatgagaagcTGGAGGCGAGTGATGAAACGTCATTACATTTCCCTGATCTATTCCCAGATCCGGGAGATTATGCAACTAACCTCTGA